The Halobellus sp. MBLA0158 genome has a window encoding:
- a CDS encoding EamA family transporter, giving the protein MTPALGGDVLSTGILLAVLGAVALAVQSLSIRYGTITSDSSDALVIVLAVNVLALVPAAFLLGSPLEELTLRSLAAFTAAGLLGTMVGRAMHFEGIKRIGSSRAEPIKASQPLHASLVAVLVLGEIVSAGHLLSMVAIVAGIAIITYEHGSGGQASDDAGYVGLAFPFAAAFCYGIEPTFAKLGFAEGAAVLTGLTVKTVSAGLGFLIYLWWTQGIPDPRGIERREFPWLVGAGVANTVFLLGYYGALELEPVSLVVPLVQSSPLVVILLSILFVSDDLERITPRLVMGALVAVGGAIGVTLLS; this is encoded by the coding sequence ATGACGCCAGCGCTCGGCGGCGACGTGCTCAGTACGGGCATCCTACTCGCGGTGCTCGGCGCGGTCGCGCTCGCGGTCCAGTCGCTGTCGATCCGCTACGGCACGATCACGAGCGACTCCTCGGACGCGCTGGTGATCGTGCTCGCGGTCAACGTCCTCGCGCTGGTCCCGGCGGCGTTCCTCCTCGGCTCGCCGCTCGAAGAGCTCACGCTTCGGTCGCTCGCCGCCTTCACCGCGGCGGGGTTGCTCGGGACGATGGTGGGCCGAGCGATGCACTTCGAGGGAATCAAGCGGATCGGCTCCAGCCGGGCCGAGCCGATCAAGGCCTCCCAGCCGCTCCACGCCTCGCTCGTCGCCGTCCTCGTCCTCGGCGAGATCGTCTCTGCCGGCCACCTGCTCTCGATGGTCGCCATCGTCGCCGGCATCGCGATCATCACCTACGAACACGGCAGCGGCGGCCAGGCGTCCGACGACGCGGGGTACGTCGGCCTGGCGTTCCCCTTCGCCGCGGCGTTCTGTTACGGGATCGAACCGACGTTCGCGAAGCTCGGCTTCGCCGAGGGCGCGGCCGTGCTGACGGGGCTGACGGTGAAGACCGTCAGCGCGGGGCTCGGCTTCCTGATCTACCTGTGGTGGACGCAGGGGATCCCGGACCCGCGGGGGATCGAGCGCCGAGAGTTCCCCTGGCTCGTGGGCGCGGGCGTCGCGAACACGGTGTTCCTGCTCGGCTACTACGGCGCCCTAGAGCTGGAGCCGGTCTCGCTCGTCGTGCCGCTGGTGCAGTCGAGCCCGCTCGTCGTTATTCTGCTCTCGATCCTCTTCGTGAGCGACGACCTCGAACGGATCACCCCCCGACTGGTGATGGGCGCCCTCGTCGCAGTCGGCGGTGCGATCGGCGTGACGCTCCTGAGCTGA
- a CDS encoding SDR family NAD(P)-dependent oxidoreductase, which yields MLTDETAVVTGAATGIGQAIAERLANEGAHVVVVDVADGSETVERIEAAGGSAEYREGDVTDEAAMRDVFQDIDTDILVNNAAYYAPLVTDKKRFDEIDEEEWDTVMAVNAKGPFLAAKHALPDLAGGGRIVNISSSVVTMGVPGFLHYVASKGAVLSMTRAMAAEVGDVDVRVNAVMPGYTWSEASQQAGEAYLEDYVEKQALDRVVEPEDIAGVVAFLAGPDSGAMTGQAINADPGLSYY from the coding sequence ATGCTCACAGACGAAACCGCGGTCGTGACGGGAGCGGCGACGGGGATCGGACAAGCCATCGCCGAGCGACTCGCGAACGAGGGCGCCCACGTCGTCGTGGTCGACGTCGCCGACGGGAGCGAGACCGTCGAACGGATCGAGGCGGCGGGCGGCAGCGCCGAGTACCGAGAGGGCGACGTCACCGACGAGGCGGCGATGCGCGACGTCTTCCAAGATATCGATACGGACATCCTCGTCAACAACGCGGCCTACTACGCGCCGCTGGTGACCGACAAGAAGCGGTTCGACGAGATCGACGAGGAAGAGTGGGACACCGTGATGGCGGTGAACGCGAAGGGACCGTTCCTGGCCGCGAAGCACGCGCTCCCCGACCTCGCGGGCGGCGGGCGCATCGTCAACATCTCTTCATCGGTCGTCACGATGGGCGTGCCCGGCTTCCTCCACTACGTGGCCTCGAAGGGCGCCGTGCTGTCGATGACGCGCGCGATGGCGGCCGAGGTCGGCGACGTCGACGTGCGGGTCAACGCCGTGATGCCGGGCTACACCTGGTCGGAGGCGTCCCAGCAGGCCGGCGAGGCGTATCTCGAAGACTACGTCGAAAAGCAGGCGCTGGATCGCGTAGTCGAGCCCGAGGACATCGCCGGTGTCGTCGCCTTTCTCGCTGGTCCCGACAGCGGCGCGATGACGGGGCAGGCGATCAACGCCGACCCCGGACTGTCCTACTACTGA
- a CDS encoding universal stress protein — protein sequence MSVLAATDGTQVPDRVVEVAAELAAAHGEQLVVLHVIPGDVFDEQQSSSVESTSDLALTFAPEITYRELGDQTKRPDSGDGGYSLEHAKRDAAGVAEDVTEETVGAVEDAAYRGRVGDVTQQILYEADDVDPRYIVVGGRKRSPVGKALFGSVTQSVLLDASRPVVAVMSEE from the coding sequence ATGTCCGTTCTGGCAGCCACCGACGGGACCCAGGTCCCGGATCGAGTCGTCGAAGTCGCGGCCGAACTCGCGGCGGCACACGGCGAACAGCTCGTCGTGCTCCACGTGATCCCCGGTGACGTCTTCGACGAACAGCAGTCGTCGTCGGTCGAGAGCACCTCGGACCTGGCACTGACGTTCGCCCCGGAGATCACCTACCGGGAACTCGGCGACCAGACCAAACGACCCGACAGCGGCGACGGGGGGTACTCGCTCGAACACGCCAAGCGCGACGCCGCCGGCGTCGCCGAAGACGTCACCGAGGAGACCGTCGGCGCGGTCGAAGACGCCGCCTACCGCGGCCGCGTCGGCGACGTCACCCAGCAGATCCTCTACGAGGCCGACGACGTCGACCCGCGCTACATCGTCGTCGGTGGGCGGAAACGCTCGCCCGTCGGGAAGGCCCTCTTCGGGAGCGTCACGCAGTCGGTCCTGCTGGACGCGTCGCGTCCGGTCGTGGCCGTGATGTCCGAGGAGTGA
- a CDS encoding ABC transporter permease: MATSSRSSRIPFRSTIGDAWAARIIGLVGGLAAWYLVTIVFPRGLFPGPMETVTASVELLASGVVWTHMEATFFRTFLGFIGAFFVGAAIGIAMGINNFGEQFSTPIIIIALSIPGIAWAAITTIIFGFGIAAPVVATAVTVFPYISLRIWKGVEDIDPTLIRMSRSFDISRGRLLRRMILPSIAPALFTAVRFGLAISWKIETQAEIFASNSGVGYRAIEAFSRYQYDTAMAWAVVFVVIVFALEMLVLRPLERKVFAYRKEADFSVL, translated from the coding sequence ATGGCGACGAGCAGCCGTTCGTCTCGGATCCCGTTCCGGTCGACCATCGGCGACGCCTGGGCCGCCCGCATAATCGGCCTCGTGGGCGGGCTCGCGGCGTGGTACCTGGTGACGATCGTCTTCCCCCGCGGGCTCTTCCCAGGGCCGATGGAGACGGTCACCGCGTCGGTCGAACTGCTCGCCTCCGGCGTCGTCTGGACGCATATGGAGGCGACCTTCTTCCGGACGTTCCTCGGTTTCATCGGCGCGTTCTTCGTCGGCGCCGCCATCGGAATCGCGATGGGCATCAACAACTTCGGCGAGCAGTTCTCGACGCCGATCATCATCATCGCCCTCTCGATTCCGGGCATCGCGTGGGCGGCGATCACGACGATCATCTTCGGGTTCGGCATCGCGGCGCCCGTCGTCGCGACCGCCGTCACCGTCTTCCCCTACATCTCGCTGCGGATCTGGAAGGGCGTCGAGGACATCGATCCCACTCTCATCCGGATGAGCCGGTCGTTCGACATCTCCCGGGGGCGGTTGCTCCGCCGGATGATCCTCCCGAGCATCGCGCCCGCGCTCTTCACCGCCGTCCGGTTCGGCCTGGCGATCTCCTGGAAAATCGAAACCCAGGCGGAGATCTTCGCGTCGAACTCCGGCGTCGGTTACCGCGCGATCGAGGCGTTCTCGCGCTACCAGTACGACACCGCGATGGCCTGGGCGGTCGTGTTCGTCGTGATCGTCTTCGCACTGGAGATGCTCGTCCTCCGGCCCCTCGAACGCAAGGTGTTCGCGTACCGCAAGGAAGCGGACTTCAGCGTCCTCTGA
- a CDS encoding ABC transporter ATP-binding protein produces MASEAKRAKGAEDGDDVEGIAHGSSAAGAIHVRDLTKEFDTEEGRETVFSDVSFDIEPGSFVTLIGRSGSGKSTMLNIISGVLEPTAGRVEFEANSEGEEVTLGHVFQSPRLLPWNTCVENIEYVHEDNPDYTRELAEEYMDLVGLSEHYDKYPSQLSGGQRQRVGITRALSIDPEILIMDEPFSNLDEITAEELREELIRIWQQLGKTVFFVTHDITEAIELSDRILMLGDGRIFDDMSIDLERPRDVDSEEFLKVRQEAIDRFHAIA; encoded by the coding sequence ATGGCCTCTGAGGCGAAGCGGGCCAAGGGTGCCGAGGACGGCGACGACGTGGAAGGGATCGCCCACGGGTCCTCGGCGGCGGGCGCGATCCACGTCCGAGACCTCACAAAGGAGTTCGACACCGAAGAGGGTCGAGAAACGGTCTTCTCGGACGTCTCTTTCGACATCGAACCGGGGTCGTTCGTCACGCTGATCGGGCGGTCAGGAAGCGGGAAGTCGACGATGCTGAACATCATAAGCGGCGTCCTCGAACCCACGGCGGGCCGCGTCGAGTTCGAGGCCAACAGCGAGGGCGAGGAGGTGACGCTGGGGCACGTCTTCCAATCGCCGCGCCTCCTGCCGTGGAACACCTGCGTCGAGAACATCGAATACGTTCACGAGGACAACCCGGACTACACCCGGGAGCTGGCCGAGGAGTACATGGACCTGGTCGGCCTCTCCGAGCACTACGACAAGTACCCCTCACAGCTCTCGGGCGGCCAGCGCCAGCGCGTCGGCATCACCCGAGCGCTCAGCATCGACCCGGAGATCCTCATTATGGACGAGCCGTTCAGCAATCTCGACGAGATCACCGCCGAGGAGCTTCGCGAGGAACTCATCCGAATCTGGCAGCAGCTCGGCAAGACCGTCTTCTTCGTTACCCACGACATCACGGAAGCGATCGAACTCTCCGATCGCATCCTGATGCTCGGCGACGGCCGGATCTTCGACGATATGTCGATCGATCTCGAACGCCCGCGCGACGTGGATTCCGAGGAGTTCCTGAAGGTCCGTCAGGAGGCGATCGACCGGTTCCACGCGATCGCGTGA
- a CDS encoding twin-arginine translocation signal domain-containing protein gives MPRKKEAFRSASGVNRRRFIKAAGAGAVATTLAGCTSGGNGGGSGGDSGSGGDSDSDSGDGSTDSGGGGSGDLTSVSFATPPVGMPVNIVIEYYLAANDLIQPRFEEDGYRLDYELTFEDATLFASGQIDMGTVSWVEDARLGVEQDQQLVAFGNIEGVVSTPWVEAGGPYDPAETGSVQASLDKIVEEDARFGIPGWAAGAVPHLQNILQEKYGYTLAQDGGDFNVQTTERGTMPQLTLRGDLATAVHSASSAGLTEIVNGELKPLLWIWNEYLDQGWGRPPLVSLSTRLDFAEENPEVLLNMINMWSEGLNYVQDNIPDIAEDPQGQETLEAESQEEARFLMDLFAGNEVSQIESLQRSALYSEVGLDEQSVEDARNVLNVMEELGQIPSGWQDHITFMTVSDLEDMV, from the coding sequence ATGCCACGGAAGAAAGAGGCATTTCGATCAGCTAGTGGTGTAAACAGACGACGCTTCATCAAGGCGGCCGGCGCCGGGGCCGTCGCGACCACGCTCGCCGGCTGTACGAGCGGAGGGAACGGCGGCGGTTCCGGCGGCGACAGTGGAAGCGGCGGCGACTCCGACTCGGACTCCGGCGACGGAAGTACAGACAGCGGGGGCGGCGGGAGCGGAGACCTGACCTCCGTCTCCTTCGCGACGCCGCCGGTCGGGATGCCGGTCAACATCGTGATCGAGTACTACCTCGCGGCGAACGATCTCATCCAGCCGCGCTTCGAGGAGGACGGCTACCGGCTCGACTACGAACTCACCTTCGAGGACGCGACGCTCTTCGCGTCGGGACAGATCGATATGGGGACCGTGAGCTGGGTCGAAGACGCCCGACTCGGCGTCGAACAGGACCAACAGCTCGTCGCCTTCGGGAACATCGAGGGCGTGGTCTCCACGCCGTGGGTCGAGGCCGGCGGCCCCTACGATCCGGCCGAGACCGGGAGCGTCCAGGCGTCGCTCGACAAGATCGTCGAGGAGGACGCCCGGTTCGGGATTCCGGGCTGGGCCGCCGGCGCGGTCCCGCACCTCCAGAACATCCTTCAGGAGAAGTACGGCTACACGCTCGCCCAGGACGGCGGCGACTTCAACGTCCAGACGACCGAACGGGGAACGATGCCGCAACTCACCCTTCGCGGTGACCTCGCGACCGCCGTCCACTCGGCTTCCTCGGCGGGGCTCACCGAAATCGTCAACGGCGAACTCAAGCCGCTGTTGTGGATCTGGAACGAGTACCTCGATCAGGGCTGGGGTCGGCCGCCGCTCGTCAGTCTCTCCACCCGACTCGATTTCGCCGAGGAGAACCCCGAGGTCCTGCTCAATATGATCAATATGTGGAGCGAGGGCCTCAATTACGTCCAGGACAACATCCCGGACATCGCCGAGGACCCGCAGGGCCAGGAGACCCTCGAAGCGGAGAGCCAGGAGGAAGCGCGCTTCCTGATGGACCTCTTCGCGGGCAACGAGGTCAGCCAGATCGAGAGCCTCCAGCGTTCGGCGCTGTACTCCGAGGTCGGCCTCGACGAGCAGTCCGTCGAGGACGCTCGCAACGTCCTGAACGTGATGGAGGAACTGGGTCAGATCCCCTCCGGATGGCAGGACCACATCACGTTCATGACGGTCTCGGACCTGGAGGATATGGTCTGA
- a CDS encoding ABC transporter permease: protein MSTSQLGGSVGRALVGDRRVVFVESILALLLVWELSARLFGITDLIASPILVGVAMYELLLSGEWVTHFVASMQRILYGFVAALVVGVIGGIVLGVSSFWGKVLRYYVLVGMAVPGLFVVIFTAMAFGISDTTPTLATAIITAPFVVDMIQSGVENVDSDLLDMSSAFGVSRTRVYRRVLFSSILPEVFSSIRFTFSVAWKVTILAEVVISNVGIGFLIRDSLGRFSMIGVLQYVVLFVVVMMVIEYGVFRKTEEYLFAWREDVKSSMGTGPR, encoded by the coding sequence ATGAGCACGTCACAGCTAGGCGGAAGCGTCGGGCGGGCGCTGGTCGGCGACCGGCGGGTCGTCTTCGTGGAGTCGATCCTCGCGCTGCTGCTCGTCTGGGAGCTGAGCGCCCGCCTCTTCGGGATCACGGACCTCATCGCCTCGCCGATCCTCGTCGGCGTGGCGATGTACGAACTGCTCCTCAGCGGGGAGTGGGTGACGCACTTCGTCGCGTCGATGCAGCGGATCCTGTACGGTTTCGTCGCCGCGCTCGTCGTGGGTGTGATCGGCGGCATCGTCCTCGGAGTGAGTAGCTTCTGGGGGAAGGTGCTCCGGTACTACGTCCTCGTCGGGATGGCGGTTCCGGGGCTGTTCGTAGTCATCTTCACCGCGATGGCCTTCGGGATCAGCGACACGACGCCGACGCTCGCGACGGCGATCATCACCGCGCCGTTCGTCGTCGATATGATCCAGAGCGGCGTCGAGAACGTCGACTCCGACCTCCTGGATATGTCGAGCGCGTTCGGCGTCTCGCGAACCCGTGTCTACCGACGGGTGCTGTTCTCGTCGATCCTCCCCGAGGTGTTCTCCAGCATCCGGTTCACCTTCTCCGTCGCCTGGAAGGTCACCATCCTCGCGGAGGTCGTGATCTCGAACGTCGGCATCGGCTTCCTGATCCGCGACAGCCTCGGCCGGTTCTCGATGATCGGCGTGCTCCAGTACGTCGTGCTGTTCGTCGTCGTGATGATGGTCATCGAGTACGGCGTCTTCCGCAAGACCGAGGAGTACCTCTTCGCCTGGCGGGAGGACGTCAAGTCCTCGATGGGCACCGGTCCGCGGTAG
- a CDS encoding thiamine pyrophosphate-requiring protein yields MSDPDQTVADRTAAARFLRAFRRQGVTRVFANLGTDHTPLLEAAAAIRREGRDDEIPEIVSCPHEFAAMSAAHGHAVVSGEPQVVLVHVDVGTQNLGAAMHNAHRANAPVFVLAGLAPVTDAGHSGSRDHPVHYFQDVFDQPGIVREYTRWSDQYRPPADPAETVRRGLERAGSEPAGPVYVTATREALSEPVEATATGEPRRVRSGGADAAGVARLRELVRGAERPAVITSDIGRHPADERVSALVDFAESAGAGVVEQTPTTLCFPRDHEQHLGFDPETALDRADLVVVADADVPWIPSGDVPDTDARVVQIDGQPTKPAYPRWPFPIDETIRADPAATLEAVSGELDPADGSTGREFWQDVAAERYADARERLEADRSTERLTPTVLSAAIADVVDEDTVIVEDAVTSRPAIMSQIPLTEPGSYFWKGGAGLGWAGGAGIGAKLADPDKRVISLVGDGSYLFANPSACALFAAETAAPTLTVVYDNQGWNAVEGATTAQYPEGAAAEAAVPESHVETEMDLSAPAQVVDAHTRVVRDPGDLGEALDAAVAAVDDGTPAVLDVKVERP; encoded by the coding sequence GTGTCAGACCCCGATCAGACCGTAGCCGACCGCACCGCCGCCGCGAGGTTCCTGCGCGCGTTTCGCCGCCAGGGCGTCACGCGCGTCTTCGCGAACCTGGGCACCGACCACACGCCGCTGCTCGAAGCCGCCGCCGCGATCAGGCGTGAGGGACGGGACGACGAGATCCCCGAGATCGTCTCCTGTCCGCACGAGTTCGCCGCGATGAGCGCGGCCCACGGCCACGCGGTCGTCTCCGGCGAACCGCAGGTCGTCCTGGTCCACGTCGACGTCGGAACCCAGAACCTCGGCGCGGCGATGCACAACGCCCACCGCGCGAACGCGCCGGTCTTCGTGCTCGCCGGCCTCGCGCCCGTGACGGACGCCGGGCACTCCGGATCGCGCGATCACCCGGTCCACTACTTTCAGGACGTGTTCGACCAGCCCGGCATCGTCCGGGAGTACACCCGCTGGAGCGACCAGTACCGCCCGCCGGCCGATCCGGCCGAGACCGTCCGACGCGGACTGGAGCGGGCCGGCTCGGAGCCGGCCGGACCGGTCTACGTGACCGCGACCCGCGAGGCGCTCAGCGAGCCGGTGGAGGCGACGGCAACGGGCGAACCGCGGCGGGTCAGAAGCGGCGGAGCGGACGCCGCGGGAGTAGCGCGTCTCCGCGAGTTAGTCCGCGGGGCCGAACGCCCGGCCGTGATCACGAGCGACATCGGTCGCCACCCGGCCGACGAGCGCGTGTCGGCGCTCGTCGACTTCGCCGAATCTGCCGGTGCTGGCGTCGTCGAGCAGACGCCGACGACGCTCTGTTTCCCTCGCGACCACGAGCAGCACCTCGGCTTCGACCCGGAAACGGCGCTCGATCGTGCGGATCTCGTCGTCGTCGCGGACGCCGACGTCCCGTGGATCCCGAGCGGGGACGTCCCCGACACGGACGCACGGGTCGTCCAGATCGACGGCCAGCCGACGAAGCCCGCCTACCCCCGCTGGCCGTTTCCGATCGACGAGACGATCCGAGCGGACCCGGCGGCGACGCTCGAAGCGGTCTCCGGAGAGCTAGATCCCGCCGACGGCTCCACTGGGCGAGAGTTCTGGCAGGATGTCGCCGCCGAGCGTTACGCCGACGCCCGGGAGCGCCTGGAGGCCGACCGGAGTACCGAGCGGCTCACGCCGACGGTCCTCTCGGCCGCAATTGCCGACGTCGTTGACGAGGACACCGTGATCGTCGAGGACGCCGTGACGAGCCGGCCGGCGATTATGTCACAGATCCCGCTCACGGAGCCCGGATCGTACTTCTGGAAAGGCGGCGCCGGACTCGGCTGGGCCGGCGGCGCGGGGATCGGAGCAAAGCTCGCAGACCCCGACAAGCGGGTGATCTCGCTCGTCGGCGACGGCTCGTATCTCTTCGCCAACCCCTCCGCGTGCGCGCTGTTCGCCGCCGAGACCGCCGCTCCGACGCTAACCGTCGTCTACGACAATCAGGGATGGAACGCGGTTGAGGGCGCGACCACCGCACAGTACCCGGAGGGCGCGGCCGCCGAGGCCGCCGTACCGGAAAGCCACGTCGAGACCGAGATGGACCTCTCCGCGCCCGCACAGGTCGTAGACGCACACACGCGGGTCGTGCGCGACCCCGGCGACCTCGGTGAGGCGCTCGACGCAGCGGTCGCCGCGGTCGACGACGGGACGCCCGCGGTGCTGGACGTGAAGGTCGAACGGCCCTAG
- a CDS encoding aldehyde dehydrogenase family protein — translation MSQERVAHRGMFVNGSYHQSDDTFDVEDPSTGEQIASVADAGPDGVDAALDSAGDAQAEWAAMDPIERGRILRDVARELEANVDELAELATQEIGRPLGQSKGLVGSAVDYVDYYAGMTDKIEGESIPVGETKQAFTRKEPIGISAQIVPWNAPVLLTFRGVAPALAAGNAVVVKPSPFAPGIILKLAEIASEAGLPDGLFNVVPGLVETSQALTTDDRVDQITFTGSVSTGQIVGKTAIDQVVPTVLELGGKSPAVVFEDADLDAAVDGAMKAMTLVNGQVCFATTRIFVHKDVYDEFKRRYVDAVESIELGAGKDNPDLGPVISQDALEEIDGYVRAAVDDGATALTGGQPADRAGNFYEPTIIEGADDDAEISCEEVFGPVINIYEFSDEDEVIRRANDTEYGLYATVWTNTLDRAHRVANGIEAGSVMVNQYAGSRPQTPFGGYKKSGLGREKGMQAVEHYTQLKTVNVEIGSVEE, via the coding sequence ATGTCTCAAGAGCGAGTAGCGCACCGCGGGATGTTCGTCAACGGGAGCTACCACCAGTCCGACGACACCTTCGACGTCGAGGACCCTTCGACCGGCGAACAGATCGCGTCGGTCGCCGACGCCGGTCCGGACGGTGTCGACGCCGCGCTCGACTCTGCCGGGGATGCGCAGGCGGAGTGGGCGGCGATGGACCCCATCGAGCGCGGCCGGATCCTCCGCGATGTCGCCCGCGAACTCGAAGCCAACGTCGACGAGCTGGCCGAACTCGCGACGCAGGAGATCGGCCGACCGCTCGGCCAGTCGAAGGGGCTCGTCGGGAGCGCCGTCGATTATGTCGACTACTACGCGGGGATGACAGACAAGATCGAGGGCGAGAGCATCCCCGTGGGAGAGACGAAGCAGGCGTTCACCCGGAAGGAGCCGATCGGAATCAGCGCCCAGATCGTCCCGTGGAACGCGCCCGTACTCCTCACGTTCCGCGGCGTCGCGCCCGCCCTGGCCGCCGGCAACGCCGTCGTGGTCAAGCCTTCGCCGTTCGCGCCGGGGATCATCCTCAAACTGGCCGAGATCGCCAGCGAGGCCGGGCTGCCCGACGGCCTGTTCAACGTCGTTCCCGGCCTCGTCGAGACCAGCCAGGCACTGACGACCGACGACCGCGTCGATCAGATCACGTTCACCGGATCGGTCTCGACGGGCCAGATCGTCGGCAAGACCGCGATCGACCAGGTCGTCCCCACGGTGCTGGAACTCGGCGGCAAGAGCCCCGCCGTGGTCTTCGAGGACGCGGATCTGGATGCCGCTGTCGACGGCGCGATGAAGGCGATGACGCTCGTCAACGGTCAGGTCTGCTTCGCGACGACCCGCATCTTCGTCCATAAGGACGTCTACGACGAGTTCAAGCGGCGGTACGTCGACGCCGTCGAGTCGATCGAACTCGGCGCCGGGAAGGACAATCCCGATCTCGGTCCGGTGATCTCCCAGGACGCTCTCGAAGAGATCGACGGGTACGTCCGGGCGGCCGTCGACGACGGCGCGACGGCGCTCACCGGAGGCCAGCCCGCCGACCGTGCGGGTAACTTCTACGAGCCGACGATCATCGAGGGGGCCGACGACGACGCCGAGATCTCCTGCGAGGAGGTCTTCGGACCCGTCATCAACATCTACGAATTCTCCGACGAGGACGAGGTGATCCGCCGGGCCAACGACACCGAGTACGGGCTCTACGCCACCGTCTGGACGAACACGCTGGACCGGGCCCACCGCGTCGCCAACGGCATCGAGGCGGGGAGCGTGATGGTGAATCAGTACGCCGGCTCCCGTCCGCAGACGCCGTTCGGCGGCTACAAGAAGAGCGGTCTCGGCCGCGAGAAGGGGATGCAGGCGGTCGAACACTACACGCAGTTGAAGACGGTCAACGTCGAGATCGGATCCGTCGAGGAATAG
- a CDS encoding amidohydrolase family protein has product MPEIIDATSHIMSHEALDELESVHPSSEIESLRNAPRMFDIEGRVDYLDANGIDRQVINLAAPMIWQGVDPDDGIEATRVANDEIARIGEEHDRFIPTGTVPFLTDEYVDEARRCVEELGMNGIQIFSNINGRMLDDDEFEEFYATIDDLDVPLWIHPQLAEWHDYDNSHTWIYKMLAWPFDTNIALARLIFSGVLDRYENIEIISHHLGGSFPYQIGRIRSWYQTRKEEPELYQNPAMADLSEPLDAYFDRIYGDTAVSSQGESYPLECGLEFFGTDNVVYSADYPFGPDKGQYWATEIIPLIEDLDIPEADKEKILSGNIKRLLDLE; this is encoded by the coding sequence ATGCCCGAGATCATAGACGCGACTTCGCACATTATGTCCCACGAGGCGCTCGACGAACTGGAATCGGTCCATCCCAGTTCCGAGATCGAGAGCCTCCGTAACGCTCCGCGGATGTTCGACATTGAGGGACGGGTCGACTACCTCGACGCGAACGGCATCGACCGGCAGGTGATCAACCTCGCGGCGCCGATGATCTGGCAGGGCGTCGACCCCGACGACGGCATCGAGGCCACGCGCGTCGCCAACGACGAGATCGCCCGGATCGGCGAGGAACACGACCGGTTCATCCCGACCGGCACGGTGCCGTTCCTCACCGACGAGTACGTCGACGAGGCACGCCGTTGCGTCGAGGAGTTGGGGATGAACGGCATCCAGATCTTCTCGAACATCAACGGGCGGATGCTCGACGACGATGAGTTCGAGGAGTTCTACGCCACGATCGACGACCTCGACGTCCCCCTGTGGATCCATCCCCAGCTGGCGGAGTGGCACGACTACGACAACTCCCACACGTGGATCTACAAGATGCTGGCGTGGCCGTTCGACACCAACATCGCGCTGGCGCGGCTTATCTTCTCGGGCGTCCTCGACCGCTACGAGAACATCGAAATCATCTCTCATCACCTCGGCGGCTCGTTCCCATACCAGATCGGCCGCATCCGCTCGTGGTACCAGACGCGCAAGGAAGAGCCCGAGCTGTATCAGAATCCCGCGATGGCCGACCTCTCGGAGCCGCTCGACGCGTACTTCGACCGCATCTACGGCGACACCGCGGTCAGCAGCCAGGGCGAGTCGTATCCCCTCGAATGCGGGCTGGAGTTCTTCGGCACCGACAACGTCGTCTACAGCGCCGACTACCCGTTCGGTCCCGACAAGGGTCAGTACTGGGCGACCGAGATCATCCCGCTCATCGAGGACCTCGACATCCCCGAAGCGGACAAGGAGAAGATCCTCTCGGGCAACATCAAGCGGCTCCTCGATCTGGAGTAA